The Candidatus Angelobacter sp. genome has a window encoding:
- a CDS encoding SUF system NifU family Fe-S cluster assembly protein — protein MFDDLTDLYQQVILDHSRSPRNFHKLEHPTCAAQGHNPLCGDNYTIYAQLEGDVIKDLSFQGSGCAISKASASILTDTLKGKTKAEVKALFGRVHDMVTTGKSSDDVGKLAVFAGVHKFPARVKCAILPWHAVVAAVEGKQEPVTTEREDM, from the coding sequence ATGTTTGACGACCTGACCGACCTTTATCAGCAGGTCATCCTGGACCACAGCAGGAGTCCGCGCAATTTCCACAAACTGGAACATCCGACCTGCGCCGCGCAGGGGCACAACCCGCTCTGCGGCGACAACTACACGATTTACGCGCAACTGGAAGGCGACGTGATCAAGGACCTCAGTTTCCAGGGTTCCGGCTGCGCCATCTCGAAAGCGTCGGCGTCCATTTTGACCGACACGTTGAAGGGGAAGACCAAAGCCGAGGTGAAGGCGCTGTTCGGCAGAGTTCATGACATGGTGACGACCGGTAAAAGCAGCGACGACGTGGGCAAACTGGCGGTGTTCGCCGGCGTGCACAAATTCCCTGCGCGCGTGAAGTGTGCGATTCTCCCGTGGCACGCGGTCGTCGCGGCGGTCGAAGGCAAGCAGGAGCCGGTGACGACAGAAAGAGAGGATATGTAG